The DNA sequence CGCCCGCTCAAAGTCCAGGGCCTGGGCGGCGGCCTTCATCTGGCCTTCCAGCTCCTTAAGGATCCGGTCTATCCGCCCCTCCAGCACCTCCTCCACCTTCCGCACCACCTCCTGGTAGGCCCCAGGGTCGGCCCGGCCCACGCAGGGGGCCAGGCACCGGCCCATGCTGTAGTTCAGGCAGGGGCGGCGGCGCTTCCGCATGGGGTAGCCCGAGTTCTTCCTTAAAGGGAAGATCCGGTCCAAAAGGGCCTTGATCCTCCGCACCGCCCCCGCCTCCGGGAAGGGGCCATAGTAGCGGGCCCCGTCCTCCTCCACCCGGCGCACCACCAAAAGGGTGGGGAAGGGCTCCCGGGTGAGCTTGAGGAAGGGGTAGTGCTTGTCGTCCTTGAGCAGGATGTTGTAGGGGGGGCGGTGGAGCTTGATCAGGTTGGCCTCGAGGAGGAGGGCCTCCACCTCGTCCCGGGTGGCGATGAACTCCACCCGGTCCGCCTCCTCCGCTATCCTTCGCCCCTTGCCCTCCTGGTGGAAGTAGCTCCGGACGCGGGCTTTCAGGTTCTTGGCCTTGCCCACGTACAGGACCGCCTCCTGCCGCTTCCAGAGGTAGACCCCGGGGGTCTCGGGCAGGGGGGGGAGGTCCTCGAGCCTCACGCCTTTCATGGTAGTAGAATGGGCCTCATGAGTCACGAGCACGAGAAGGCCCTGTACCAGGCCTGGGTGGAGCTCCTTTCCTGGATGCGGGCGTACGCCGAGGAGCGGGGCGTGCGCTTTGAGAAGGAGGCGGACTTCCCCGACTTCATCTACCGCATGGAGCGCCCTTATGACCTCCCCACCACCATCATGACCGCCTCCTTGTCCGACGCCCTGGGCGAGCCCTTCCTCCTGGCCGACGTCTCTCCCCGGCACGCCAAACTGAAGCGCATCGGCCTCCGCCTGCCCCGGGCCCACATCCACCTCCACGCCCACTACGAGCCCGGCAAGGGCCTGGTGACGGGCAAAGTCCCCCTCACCAAGGAGCGCTTCTTCGCCCTGGCCGACCGGGCCCGGGAGGCGCTCGCCTTCGCCTAGACCTTGCGGATCGTTCCCTGGCCCAGGGCCACGAGGTGGCTTTCCTCTCCCTCTTCCGCGTAGACCTCCCCCTGGACCACAGCCAGGCGTTGGCTCTGATATACGTACAAAGGCCACACTTGGCTGAAAGGAGGTCCTGGTATGCGAAAGGCGGCTTACGCGGCGCTTATGGGGCTGGTCCTCCTCTCGGTGTTCCCTTCGGGAAGCAACCTGACCCTGACGGCCTGGGGGCAGACGGGGCCGGGGGGCGGCGGGAGCGCGGGGGCTACCTGGACCGTGCGGGTTTCTGACATCATGCTCAACGCCGTTGCCTACGGGAACGGCTTCTTTGTGGCGGTGGGGAAGGGAGGCACTATCCTTACCTCCCGGGACGGGATCATCTGGAAGGTGCGGGACTCGGGGACGGCCAACGACCTCTCTGGCGTTACCTGCGGGAACGGCCTCTTCGTGGCGGTGGGGGACTCCTTCTTCACCCCCACCTCCACCATCCTCACTTCCCGGGACGGGGTCGCCTGGAGGGTGCGGACCTCAGGGACGAGCAAGGGCCTCTACGACGTCACCTACGGGGGCGGCCTCTTTGTGGCGGTGGGGGATGGCGGCACCGTTCTCACCTCCCGAGACGGGGCGAGCTGGACGAAGCGGACCTCGGGGACGGGCAACGACCTCCTCGGCGTCGCCTACGGGAACGGCCTCTTCGTGGCGGTGGGGAAGGGCGGGACCATCCTCACTTCCCGGGACGGGGTCACCTGGACTAGGCGGACCTCGGGGACAGACGGCTGGTTCGAGGAGGTCGCCTACGGGGGTGGCCTCTTTGTAGTAGTGGGGAAGGGCGGCACCATCCTCACCTCCCGAGACGGGGCGAGCTGGA is a window from the Thermus filiformis genome containing:
- a CDS encoding NADH-quinone oxidoreductase subunit 15; amino-acid sequence: MSHEHEKALYQAWVELLSWMRAYAEERGVRFEKEADFPDFIYRMERPYDLPTTIMTASLSDALGEPFLLADVSPRHAKLKRIGLRLPRAHIHLHAHYEPGKGLVTGKVPLTKERFFALADRAREALAFA
- a CDS encoding sialidase family protein, which gives rise to MRKAAYAALMGLVLLSVFPSGSNLTLTAWGQTGPGGGGSAGATWTVRVSDIMLNAVAYGNGFFVAVGKGGTILTSRDGIIWKVRDSGTANDLSGVTCGNGLFVAVGDSFFTPTSTILTSRDGVAWRVRTSGTSKGLYDVTYGGGLFVAVGDGGTVLTSRDGASWTKRTSGTGNDLLGVAYGNGLFVAVGKGGTILTSRDGVTWTRRTSGTDGWFEEVAYGGGLFVVVGKGGTILTSRDGASWTKRTSGTSSWLFGVAYGGGLFVAVNGGTILTSPDGITWTKRTSGTDNHLSAVTYGNGTFVAVGGAILTFP